The Hyla sarda isolate aHylSar1 chromosome 2, aHylSar1.hap1, whole genome shotgun sequence genome includes the window agtgttcagaACATGGCCTGCTcgttcctcagacctgaatccgattgagcacatctgggacatcatgtctcactccatccaccaaccccacgttgcaccacagactttccacctcatcaggaacatgcccaggcgttgtagggaggtcatacgggcacatggaggccacacacactactgagcctcattttgacttgttttaaggaaattggatcaaagttggatcagcctgttgtgttgttttcccctttgattttgagtgtgactccatatccagcccTCCATAggtttgtagtattcagcagctaataagtactggaaggattaagattttttaatagaagtaatttacaaatctgtttaactttctcgcatcaGACCCAtaaaaagggcttgttttttttgtgtgaccaattgtactttgtaatgaaacctctcattttaccataaaacgtacggcgaacccaaaaaaatatttttttagggaggaaatttaaatgaaaaccagtaGTTTTCATACAGTACACTTTAcggtctttattctgtgggtcaatacgattaaaatgatacccatggctagatacttttatatttttgtaccgcttaaaaaaattctaaaactttttttttacaaaatcagtaatctaaaattgccctattttgaccacctataaaatttttccatatatagggcggtatgagggctcatttttttgcgctgtcacctgtactttattgataccacatttgcatatataacattttatgataatttttttattaactttttttgaataaaatgtgtcaaaaaagcagcattttttggaCTTaaatttttaacgtttacgccgttgaccatacaggatcattaacattatattttgatagttcagacatttaagcacgcggcgataccaaatatattttaaaaaaatgtacactttttggaagtaaaatgggaaaaactgacaattttcatttttattgggggaggggatttttcacttttttaaaaaaaaaattcaactttttatttatttatttaacactatttatgtccccataggggactatctataggcaatcatttaattgctaatactgttcagtgctatgcataggacacagcactgatcagtattatcagccatctccttgctctggtctgctcgatctcagaccagagcaggagatgccgggagacagACCTCCATCCACCATTAAAGATGATCGGATAGCCGTGGCagagctgtgggcgatccgatcatctattttaatgtGCGTATTGCCGCAGATACCGTGATccgtactgatcacggcatctgaggggttaatggcggacatccacacgatcggggatgtcggccattaccagcgggtccccggctgccatcagcaccgctccaatgctcgcggtcatacacaggacgtaaatgtacgtcctggtgcgcgatgtaccgccaagccaggacgtacatttacgtccgtggtcgttaaggggttaatatctgctTGAGGATTCCTCTGTACTGCACCTCGGACCAGAATGAGTATCCTGCTTTGCACACTTAACATACATATACCAACTTTGTACACATTACTCTGTATATTTTTCTAGTCTACCTGGGTTCATTTTATGCATGTCTATGCGTTTAATAATACCTAAAACAAAATGTAATTCCTTCATATTCTTCATTTTCTTGTAAGAGCTGTTTAAAAAATGCTAGTTTGTGTTATATTGGCACTCAGGATTATACTATTTTAGATGTCGGGGAATATTTAGAAGTTGTAGCAGGAGGGGTTATAaatatgtactttttattttattttttattttttttaaacggttATCCAgagttagaaaaacatggctgttttcttccaaaaacaatgCCACATCTGTCATCAGGCTCTGTGTGGtagtaaaggaaatctgtcaccagtgtcacctgcactaacctgtcggtaccgacaggtagtgcaggtgacgctgatgacaacggtactcaccttgtcccgttctgtcGCAGGGATCTTTGGTAATCTCCTCAGTTTGCTCCGCTCctggcacccggcttggggcatgggcagagcttactgacatcaccgctactgttctctcacagcgagacccagcagagagcagcagctgcTTGGGGCATGGTTGGagattagtgacgtcaccgctgctgctccctgctgggtcccgctgtgagagaacagcagcggtgacgtcagtaagctccgcccatgccccaagcggGGTACCTGGAGCAGCGCTAACAGAGGAGATTATCGAAGATCCCCGCCACataacgggacaaggtgagtaccgttgtcatcagggtCAAGTGCACTgtttgtcggtacagacaggttagtgcaggtgacagatttcctttaaaacttgactccattcacttcagttgaaagctgcaacaccatacACAATCTATGGACAAGAGTAGTTCTGTTTCACAGACAGCACCATAGTAGCTCTAGAAGTCAGAAGATAGTGTGTTCTTGTAAGAACATAGCACAACTCCCACTTTGTATCAACTCCAACTATAGTTAAATATTGAGCAATATTAAGCAATAGTCAAGAGCAATATTAAGAACTTACCTGAGGGGTCATTACAATTTGTAAAGGAACATCAGGAACCACAACAAACAGTCTCATAAGCTGTGCATAATGCGGTTTAAGTCCTCGCCCTTGAGATGGTGACAACATGTACAGAGGCATGTCAGTGTTGAGGGCTTTAACTGCCGATTCCTTAGGTCCATTGCCAAGAACTTTCATCATTTTATCTGGTCCCGAGCACATAAATCTGCGCCCTCGTGAATCCTCATACTCAAAACCAACAAATGCTCTTGCAATATCATCCCTTCTACGACCTCTTCCTGTTACGGCTCCACTTCTTTTACCAGGTACAGACTTATTAGGAGCGGGCCAAGAATTGGTGTCTAGGTCCCCTTCATCTTCTGGTTTTGTTCGGATAACAATGTCCCATGGCATCAGATAGTTGGTCCCTGGGATAAATCCAGATTGATCTAATCCTGTGTGAAAGTTGTAAGATTTGGCAGGGCCAAGTTTTACTAGTGACCAGCTTGAAAATTTAGGAAGAAGGCCCTTAAGACAGTTTGAATGCATCATACCAGGGAGGTATTCGACAGTGGATGCTTGTCGATCCACTAAACTGGGCCTTTTTTCAGCCTTCTCCTCTGTACTATGTCCAGGAGCATCAACATTATCTCCTCCTGCTTGGGGGTCAGCTGGGTATGTTCCAAGACTATCTGAAGACTGGCCCAGACTAAGTGCAAGGCTTAGACTAGTACTTTCACCCTGTGTTTGAGGTTCCTTATCCTTCAACTTCTCTACTTCCACATCCCCTTCTTGAGAAGTAGAAGGTGCCTCATTCTTGGCAGGAGCAGGGTCGGGTGTGCTTGGCTCAAATACTGGAAAATTTATGTGATCAAGTTTTCCACAGCATTTCTCTTCAAGCATCTGTGAATTACACAAAGGGAAAAACTATTATAATGAGATAATATGCAAAGAAACTGCACATGTTTTCTGAAAACTACTGTTGCTAATAACTGTCCATTACCACTGGCTAAATATGCATCTAAAAACAGTTCGATTATCATCCCCTCGAAAGGGAGCTGATTCGTCACTACTGAAGAACACCAATGATGCAGCTTATAACTACTGTTGTCAGTTTTGACAGTAGCATCTAAACAGTTAAAATAGCCAAAACAGAGCAATCTACATgcctggctattagcggtggcccccggcTGCTTTAAGTAGCGGAATGCAACTGGGTATTGAGCAAGCTTGAGTACTGTGCCCACTCTATATAGTGTTGACAGTCGCAGGATGAGTATACTCCTCCTGTGTTATCAACATGTTAATATAAAATACTTAAAcagcaaaaacaataaaaaaaataaaaaaaaatcatatgaagCTAAAACAAACAGGAAGCCAACCTATGTCTTCAGTTTAAAGGTGACCTCCAATTTGTTCAATATAGAATGCAAAACAACTGTTAATTTACAGCAGAAATTGTGTGGAATGTCACAGAATATTGCTCCCTCATATAACCAACAGTCTTACTTCCTCCACGTCCCACAGTAAGTCACATTACATCAATTAATATCAACCTCTATCATATGCAGTAAAgctgacataccgtatatactcgagtataagccaagtttttcagcacgatttttcgtgctgaaaacaccccctctgcttatactcgagtgaacaaaaacctagctgtgaggggatggtctgggccgtccatcttcagccatccatgctgcagggaccatcccgtggggagggttagtcgttctgggctgtccatcttcacctggaggccctcttctccactccgggccggccccgaactagtgacgctgcattgatgccaccgcgcagggacgttcatgcgcagggatgtcACAGACATCTGCTGCACACGTACGTACGTCCCTGCGCGTCGTTgtcaacgcaacgtcactagtTTGTGGctggcccagagcggagaagactgcctcccggtgaagatggacagcccggaatgactaaccctcctcaccggacagtccctgcagcatagatggccgaagatggacggcccgatgagtagaaaacaaaaggggggtctggatgatgacagaagggggggggggggggggaaatgatgtatttcccaccctaggcttatagtcgagtcaataaacttttcctaggtttttggggtgaaattaggggcctcggcttatattcggaacagataatactcgagtatatacggtaataggcCCACTATAAATATTACTTACTACACCGTACCTGGTAGAAATCATAATTCGCACTCTTGATGTCAAACGGGTCCTCACGAGGTGCCTGCTTTCTTCCACAGTTACAGTTTCCTGTAGACCTTGCACGGCTGTTATGGTACAGGATGGGAGGATTTCTATCTGGCTCAATTTTTTCACCTGTAATAACAAGAAAACAAATATATGTGTACTGTTTTCTTAAACAATGATGACAAACAGATGTCCTATTAAATTTTTGTTGTCAGAAAATGTACTTCTTTACGGAACTGGTTTGAAAAATACACTAAGCAAAAGAATACAGCATGGCATTACCAACTGTTTAAAAGGTATTTCCATTTTATAAAGTCATGCCATGATTTCATTAAGAGTGGGAGTCAAACCCCAGGACCCTCATAATCATGAGAATGATGGGGAATATGACTGGTTTAGCATTGCCAGCTCTTTTAACGTTTCCCTGTACAGCAGTGGAAATCAGAGGCCACGGCTGAGACTTATATAAAAGTAGCAGGATGACCACCAATGAGTTAGTCTTTCTTCAGCATGAATTGGTTAATAACAATCCCTTTATAGAAAATATATGCCCTATAGACAGAACAATACATCAACAGAATTTACCTGGTTTTGGAAGCAAGTGAAATTTGTGTACACAGTGCTGATCTGTTAGACTCCTTTCCTCACAAAGCTGGTGGCCGCTGCTCCAGAATTTGTAGCAATCTTCATTAAGGTGTATGGCATATTTCTGGAATGCTGGCCCTCGAGCATGCTGGCTGTACACCCTTAGTGCTTGTGCCAGCTGGTTTTTATGAACTGTGGTGGTGTAGTTATGGGGCAGGTTGGATTGGTAGGCACTATGTGCCATTGGTAGAGCTTTCTGACACCGGTTTTCTGAAAACTTAGTATCTGCATCCAAATAGCCTTCCAGTACCTTCATGTTAGCCAGCAGCTTTGGGGGATAGCCCCCTGGGAAGGCTGGAGGGTCGTCGTCCTTATTCTCTATGATCACCTCATAAAGCTTCAGGGCCACATTGGCCCATTTCTGATAGGTGGGCAGTTCAAAGTGGGAGGGCTGTGGGTTCCTGCCAACGCTATCATCAAAGCCCTTCTTTGTGAGCACCAGCTCCACATGCTGGAAGAGAAACTCACGCAGGGTGCAGTCCACCAGCTGCCCAGAGACCCAAGAGGTGCTCTCTGCTGTAAAGGTCAGCTGCTGTCGGCTGTGCCTCATCATATGGTAGCGCCGGGGCCCCGAGATACTTCCAATACTGGGCTCCACATCTCTAACCATGCAGTTCTGCCGCAGGCCATCCAGCAACATACCCACCGGGTCATCATCCTGCTCAGCCACAATATACACAAAGGCCTGGTTGGCGGGCACAGTAAACAAGCAGTTGATGCTTTGGTTGGTAAGAACCCGGCTCTTGCGGAAGATTCGGTAGATCTGGTCCTCCAGTGCATGCTGCAGCCTTCTCTTGGGTGAATGCTTCTTGGGCTTCTCTACAGCTGTCTGTCCCGCACCACGGCTGGGCTCCACTCCTCGTAGAGCTCCATTCAGCTGGAAAACAAACAGCAGCCGTGGTGGACAAGGCCGGGCATTAAGCTTCCACTCTAGTCCCACGGGGCACTCCTTCAGTGCTGGCTTCAGGGAGGGCAGAAGCTTCTGACGCACACTGTCCAGTGCCCGGAACAGCTTCTCATAGGCAATGTCAAAGCAGCAGGCAGGGTGCAGGAGCAGCAGGAGGTGGCACACAGAGAAGAGGTAGAGCATGTGCATACAGTGCAGCTTCTCCTCGTCCTTCCACCACTCGTGGGCCTCAGCATGGGACACCCCGCGCCCCAGCTCCTCGCATGCCCTCACCAGCTGCCCTGTGTCACTGATGCCAGTCAGCACCAAGTACAGCACTTGGGACTCCTGCTCGTAGTATGTCTGGAAGACGCTCCGCTCCCGGGCCTGCTCTGGCAGCTGCTGGAACAGCGGAAAGACATGCCGGTCACACAGGGAGTTCACCAGGCAGCCTTTGTCCCAGCCGCCTTGGAGCAGAGCCGTCTTCCCGAACACCCCAACCACGCACACCTCATCGTCCTTCCACGTCGGCTCAGAGCTCAACAGCTCCCGCAGCAGGGAAGGGCCGCAGCCCGACATCTTCATGGTCCCCGCTCTCTGTTATGACGGCGGGGAAGGGGAACACAATTGTAAGGTGCACAGCTATGGTGTTACAAACATAAACTTCCGGCTGGGAACAAGAGCGAAACTGCAGCTTTCCTATAGCCGCATTTCCTTAGTCTCAGATATGTGCAGAGCTCCCTCTGGCGACAACGGCTTTCACTACAGTGACCATTCATTGTAATGGCACAGCTGGTATTGATGGGCATGCTTTATGTACAGCATGAATGTTACCACTTGTGCCAACGTAACTATGACAGCTTGAATATTACCACTTGTGCCAACATAGCTATGACAGCATGAATATTACCACTTGTGCCAACGTAGCTATGACAGCTTGAATATTACCACTTGTGCCAACGTAGCTATGACAGCATGAATATTACCACTTGTGCCAACGTAGCTATGACAGCATGAATATTACCACTTGTGCCAACGTAGCTATGACAGCATGAATATTACCACTTGTGCCAACGTAGCTATGACAGCATGAATATTACCACTTGTGCCAACGTAACTATGACAGCTTGAATATTACCACTTGTGCCAACGTAGCTATGACAGCATGAATATTACCACTTGTGCCAACGTAGCTATGACAGCATGAATATTACCACTTGTGCCAACGTAACTATGACAGCTTGAATATTACCACTTGTGCCAACGTAGCTATGACAGCATGAATATTACCACTTGTGCCAACATAGCTATGACAGCATGAATATTACCACTTGTGCCAACGTAACTATGACAGCTTGAATATTACCACTTGTGCCAACATAACTATGACAGCTTGAATATTACCACTTGTGCCAACGTAGCTATGACAGCATGAATATTACCACTTGTGCCAACGTAGCTATGACAGCATGAATATTACCACTTGTGCCAACGTAGCTATGACAGCATGAATATTACCACTTGTGCCAACGTAGCTATGACAGCTTAAATATTACCAGTGGTGCCAATATAACTATGACAGCATGAATATTACCACTTGTGCCAACGTAGCTATGACAGCATAAATATTACCACTTGTGCCAACGTAGCTATGACAGCATGAATATTACCAGTGGTGCCAATATAACTATGGCAGCATGAATATTACCACTTGTGCCAACGTAGCTATGACAGCATGAATATTACCAGTGGTGCCAATATAACTATGACAGCATGAATGTTACCACTTGTGCCAACGTAGCTATGACAGCATGAATATTACCAGTGGTGCCAATATAACTATGACAGCATGAATGTTACCACTTGTGCCAACGTAGCTATGACAGCATGAATATAACCACTTGTGCCAACGTAACTATGACAGCATGAATATTACCAGTGGTGCCAATATAACTATGACAGCATGAATGTTACCACTTGTGCCAACGTAGCTATGACAGCTTGAATATTACCACTTGTGCCAACGTAGCTATGACAGCTTGAATATTACCAGTGGTGCCAATATAACTATGACAGCAAGAATATTACCACTTGTGCCAACGTAGCTATGACAGCATAAATATTACCACTTGTGCCAAAGTAGCTATGACAGCATGAATATTACCAGTGGTGCCAATATAACTATGACAGCATGAATGTTGCCACTTGTGCCAACGTAGCTATGACAGCATAAATATTACCACTTGTGCCAACGTAGCTATGACAGCATGAATATTACCAGTGGTGCCCAAATAACTATGACAGCATGAATATTACCACTTG containing:
- the SMG8 gene encoding nonsense-mediated mRNA decay factor SMG8, whose translation is MKMSGCGPSLLRELLSSEPTWKDDEVCVVGVFGKTALLQGGWDKGCLVNSLCDRHVFPLFQQLPEQARERSVFQTYYEQESQVLYLVLTGISDTGQLVRACEELGRGVSHAEAHEWWKDEEKLHCMHMLYLFSVCHLLLLLHPACCFDIAYEKLFRALDSVRQKLLPSLKPALKECPVGLEWKLNARPCPPRLLFVFQLNGALRGVEPSRGAGQTAVEKPKKHSPKRRLQHALEDQIYRIFRKSRVLTNQSINCLFTVPANQAFVYIVAEQDDDPVGMLLDGLRQNCMVRDVEPSIGSISGPRRYHMMRHSRQQLTFTAESTSWVSGQLVDCTLREFLFQHVELVLTKKGFDDSVGRNPQPSHFELPTYQKWANVALKLYEVIIENKDDDPPAFPGGYPPKLLANMKVLEGYLDADTKFSENRCQKALPMAHSAYQSNLPHNYTTTVHKNQLAQALRVYSQHARGPAFQKYAIHLNEDCYKFWSSGHQLCEERSLTDQHCVHKFHLLPKPGEKIEPDRNPPILYHNSRARSTGNCNCGRKQAPREDPFDIKSANYDFYQMLEEKCCGKLDHINFPVFEPSTPDPAPAKNEAPSTSQEGDVEVEKLKDKEPQTQGESTSLSLALSLGQSSDSLGTYPADPQAGGDNVDAPGHSTEEKAEKRPSLVDRQASTVEYLPGMMHSNCLKGLLPKFSSWSLVKLGPAKSYNFHTGLDQSGFIPGTNYLMPWDIVIRTKPEDEGDLDTNSWPAPNKSVPGKRSGAVTGRGRRRDDIARAFVGFEYEDSRGRRFMCSGPDKMMKVLGNGPKESAVKALNTDMPLYMLSPSQGRGLKPHYAQLMRLFVVVPDVPLQIVMTPQVQPGPPPCPVFYPEKQDIILPADGLWVLRFPFSYVMERGPCYPPKENQQLISYKVMRGILKAVPL